The Linepithema humile isolate Giens D197 chromosome 7, Lhum_UNIL_v1.0, whole genome shotgun sequence genome has a window encoding:
- the LOC105668279 gene encoding esterase FE4-like → MWFHKFVFCAFVIAWAEAEQNVQLEIPQGFLKGLKTNTVLQNKPYYSFKGIPYAKPNIGLNKFQMPEPADSWEGTYDATYHRSTCPFFNVLEQDMLGEEDCLFLNVYTPVLDKEARRAVMVWFHGGNFNGGSGDDSFFGPDFLVEQDVILVTLNYRLGPLGFLNTGDKNAPGNAGLKDQVMALKWVKDNVHYFGGCPNRVTIFGEDAGASSVQLHMMSPMSDGLFNSAIQQSGSAVNTWAMSYNPREMAFKLGDKLEIETSDSAELVARLAEFSAKELITASMELIKTENTMNGRFAAFIPSVEIDLGQEIFLPADPWTLLKTGKIADVPVMAGITADESSYFVQMMLGNIDQMNEHFENFLPDDLNVTDAGQKNQLGENLKSFYFEDKSISTETTKEFMMMLDDVMFDVATALSLEILSTRISAPIYEYLFSYEAPFGMMKSLFQVEEGVAHGDDMTYEFYSDILKNVPQSGSPAEKMTRIFTTLLANFAKDGNPTSNMNDYVNVNWEPRGKEDNYMNINQELTMEKGILQNRADFWMNLYKNVVG, encoded by the exons ATGTGGTTTCACAAGTTTGTGTTTTGTGCGTTCGTGATCGCGTGGGCCGAGGCCGAGCAGAATGTTCAATTAGAAATTCCTCAGGGATTTCTGAAGGGTCTGAAGACCAATACTGTTTTACAGAACAAGCCCTATTATAGCTTCAAAGGGATACCATACGCAAAGCCCAATATCGGTCTTAATAAATTCCAG ATGCCGGAGCCAGCCGATTCTTGGGAAGGCACGTACGACGCGACCTACCATCGGTCGACTTGTCCGTTCTTCAACGTGCTAGAGCAAGACATGCTTGGCGAAGAAGATTGTCTTTTCCTGAATGTTTACACTCCGGTATTAGACAAAGAGGCTCGCAGAGCCGTTATGGTATGGTTCCACGGTGGTAACTTTAACGGCGGCTCCGGTGACGATTCGTTCTTCGGGCCTGACTTTTTAGTCGAGCAGGACGTCATTCTTGTAACGCTCAACTATAGACTCGGCCCCCTTG GATTTTTAAACACCGGCGACAAGAATGCGCCTGGCAACGCCGGATTAAAAGATCAGGTGATGGCGCTGAAATGGGTGAAGGATAACGTACATTATTTCGGCGGCTGTCCCAACCGAGTTACGATCTTCGGCGAGGACGCGGGCGCAAGTTCCGTGCAGCTTCACATGATGTCTCCTATGTCCGATG GTTTGTTTAACAGCGCTATTCAGCAGAGTGGAAGCGCGGTTAACACATGGGCGATGTCTTACAATCCCAGGGAGATGGCTTTCAAATTGGGCGATAAACTGGAGATTGAAACCAGCGATTCTGCTGAGCTAGTTGCCAGACTCGCGGAATTTAGTGCGAAAGAATTAATCACGGCCAGTATGGAATTAATAAAGACCGAG AACACTATGAACGGCCGTTTCGCAGCGTTTATTCCGTCGGTTGAGATTGACCTAGGacaagaaatatttctgcCCGCCGATCCGTGGACGCTGCTGAAGACCGGAAAAATTGCCGACGTGCCTGTTATGGCCGGAATCACGGCCGACGAGTCCTCGTACTTCGTGCAGA TGATGCTCGGCAATATCGATCAGATGAATGAACACTTCGAAAACTTTCTGCCGGACGACTTGAATGTAACCGACGCCGGGCAAAAGAACCAACTGGGTGAAAACCTGAAGAGCTTCTACTTCGAGGATAAGTCGATCTCGACGGAAACGACGAAAGAGTTTATGATG ATGTTGGACGACGTCATGTTTGACGTTGCGACTGCTCTCAGTTTAGAGATATTAAGCACCCGAATTTCGGCTCCAATTTACGAGTACTTATTTTCTTACGAAGCTCCATTCGGTATGATGAAGAGTTTGTTTCAAGTGGAAGAGG GTGTTGCCCATGGCGACGACATGACTTATGAATTCTATTCggacattttgaaaaatgtgcCACAATCTGGCTCTCCTGCGGAGAAAATGACGCGCATTTTTACCACGTTATTggcaaattttgcaaaagacGG aaaCCCTACATCGAATATGAATGATTACGTAAACGTGAATTGGGAGCCGAGAGGcaaagaagataattatatgaaCATTAATCAAGAGTTAACAATGGAGAAAGGCATATTGCAAAACAGGGCGGACTTCTGGATGAATTTGTATAAGAATGTTGTTGGCTAA